The following are from one region of the Georgenia sp. M64 genome:
- a CDS encoding ParA family protein: protein MAEATEREFPVPTPLDGHGPARIIAMANQKGGVGKTTTTINLGAALAEYGRRVLLVDFDPQGAASAGLGINAHELDRTIYNLLMEPRSDVREIIERTTVENLDVVPANIDLSAAEVQLVNEVAREQALARVLRPVQDDYDVILIDCQPSLGLLTVNALAAAHGVLIPLEAEFFALRGVALLVETIEKVQERINPRLRIDGILATMVDLRTLHSREVIERVQQAFGEKVFDTMISRTVKFPDASVASEPITSYAPSHPGAEAYRRLARELVARGDAA, encoded by the coding sequence CTGGCCGAGGCGACCGAGCGGGAGTTCCCCGTCCCCACGCCGCTGGACGGTCACGGGCCGGCGCGGATCATCGCGATGGCCAACCAGAAGGGCGGGGTCGGCAAGACGACGACCACGATCAACCTCGGCGCTGCGTTGGCCGAGTACGGCCGCCGCGTCCTCCTCGTCGACTTCGACCCGCAGGGCGCTGCGTCGGCCGGGCTGGGGATCAACGCCCACGAGCTCGACCGCACGATCTACAACCTCCTCATGGAGCCGCGCAGCGACGTCCGCGAGATCATCGAGCGGACGACCGTGGAGAACCTCGACGTCGTCCCGGCCAACATCGACCTCTCGGCCGCCGAGGTCCAGCTCGTCAACGAGGTGGCCCGCGAGCAGGCGCTCGCGCGCGTGCTCCGGCCTGTCCAGGACGACTACGACGTCATCCTCATCGACTGCCAGCCCTCGCTCGGCCTGCTGACCGTCAACGCGCTCGCGGCGGCGCACGGTGTGCTCATCCCGCTGGAGGCCGAGTTCTTCGCCCTGCGCGGCGTTGCCCTCCTGGTGGAGACCATCGAGAAGGTCCAGGAGCGGATCAACCCGCGCCTGCGGATCGACGGCATCCTCGCGACCATGGTCGATCTGCGCACCCTGCACTCGCGCGAGGTCATCGAGCGGGTGCAGCAAGCCTTCGGTGAGAAGGTCTTCGACACGATGATCTCCCGCACGGTGAAGTTCCCCGACGCCTCGGTCGCGTCGGAGCCGATCACCTCCTACGCCCCGAGCCACCCGGGCGCGGAGGCCTACCGGCGCCTCGCGCGCGAGCTCGTCGCCCGCGGCGATGCCGCCTGA
- a CDS encoding ScpA family protein: protein MTASPDEEGSPDAPPSTKRRFELTLANFTGPFDLLLSLISKHRLDITEVALAQVTDEFIAYISAQDEWDLSQASEFLVVAATLLDLKAARLLPRGAVEDEDDLELLEARDLLFARLLQYRAFKEVADHVAVLWATSARSFPRSVPLEPHLAALLPELVIKVGPEELARLAAGALAPKPGAPEVEISHLHNPVVPVREQAALIVDRLRRMRSATFRTLTEDAEMTAVVVSRFLALLELFREGAVSFEQAEALGELTIRWSGSEEGEVAVAEEYDGEASDADADADADADADADADGDADADADDGPAVGPTEEER, encoded by the coding sequence GTGACGGCGTCCCCCGACGAGGAGGGGTCGCCGGACGCCCCGCCGTCGACGAAGCGCCGGTTCGAGCTGACCCTCGCGAACTTCACCGGGCCGTTCGACCTCCTCCTCTCGCTCATCTCCAAGCACCGGCTCGACATCACCGAGGTGGCGCTCGCGCAGGTGACCGACGAGTTCATCGCCTACATCTCCGCGCAGGACGAGTGGGACCTGTCGCAGGCCAGCGAGTTCCTCGTGGTGGCGGCCACCCTGCTCGACCTCAAGGCGGCCCGCCTGCTCCCGCGCGGCGCCGTCGAGGACGAGGACGACCTCGAGCTCCTCGAGGCGCGGGACCTGCTCTTCGCGCGACTGCTGCAGTACCGCGCCTTCAAGGAGGTCGCCGACCACGTCGCGGTCCTGTGGGCGACGAGCGCACGGAGCTTCCCGCGCAGTGTGCCGCTGGAGCCGCACCTCGCGGCGCTGCTGCCTGAGCTGGTGATAAAGGTCGGGCCGGAGGAGCTCGCTCGCCTGGCCGCCGGCGCGCTCGCTCCGAAGCCCGGGGCGCCCGAGGTGGAGATCTCCCACCTGCACAACCCCGTGGTGCCCGTCCGCGAGCAGGCGGCTCTCATCGTCGACCGGCTACGGCGGATGCGCAGCGCCACCTTCCGCACGCTCACCGAGGACGCCGAGATGACCGCGGTCGTCGTCTCGCGCTTCCTGGCTCTGCTCGAGCTCTTCCGGGAGGGCGCGGTCTCGTTCGAGCAGGCCGAGGCACTCGGTGAGCTGACGATCCGGTGGTCCGGGTCGGAGGAGGGCGAGGTCGCCGTCGCGGAGGAGTACGACGGCGAGGCGTCCGACGCCGATGCCGATGCCGATGCCGATGCCGATGCTGATGCCGATGCCGACGGTGACGCCGACGCCGACGCTGACGACGGCCCTGCCGTCGGCCCCACCGAGGAGGAACGATGA
- the scpB gene encoding SMC-Scp complex subunit ScpB produces the protein MTEQRYEPVPDDALPEEHLSALEAILMVVDEPVPAADLASVLGLPTGQVSELLDDLAAEYRGERGGRRRGFELRELAGGWRIYSAPAHADVVGKFVLEGQTARLTQASLETLAVIAYRQPVARGRIAAIRGVNVDGVVRTLLTRGLIEEAGPDTEGGAMLYRTSSYFLERMGLASLEDLPPLAPYLPDLGTLDDVESELR, from the coding sequence ATGACCGAGCAGCGTTACGAGCCGGTCCCCGACGACGCACTTCCCGAGGAGCACCTGTCCGCGCTCGAGGCGATCCTCATGGTGGTCGACGAGCCGGTGCCGGCCGCGGATCTCGCGAGCGTCCTCGGTCTGCCCACCGGGCAGGTCTCCGAGCTGCTCGACGACCTCGCCGCGGAGTACCGGGGCGAGCGCGGCGGGAGACGTCGAGGATTCGAGCTCCGCGAACTCGCCGGCGGCTGGCGGATCTACTCCGCGCCGGCCCATGCGGACGTCGTCGGCAAGTTCGTCCTGGAGGGTCAGACCGCTCGCCTCACGCAGGCGTCGCTCGAGACCCTCGCGGTCATCGCCTACCGCCAGCCGGTCGCTCGCGGGCGGATCGCGGCCATCCGCGGTGTGAACGTCGACGGCGTGGTGCGTACCCTGCTCACCAGGGGACTGATCGAGGAGGCCGGCCCGGACACCGAGGGTGGGGCCATGCTCTACCGGACGTCCAGCTACTTCCTCGAGCGGATGGGCCTTGCCTCGCTGGAGGACCTGCCGCCGCTCGCCCCCTACCTGCCCGACCTGGGCACCCTGGACGACGTGGAGAGTGAGCTTCGATGA
- a CDS encoding pseudouridine synthase, whose protein sequence is MSKDVHEPEGVRLQKVLAGAGLGSRRACEDIIASGRVTVDGQVVRELGTRVNPTSAVIHVDGLRVQLDDSLLTLALNKPVGVVSTMDDPQGRPSLAQYVADRPERLFHVGRLDAETSGLILLTNDGELAHRLTHPSYEVPKTYVATVEGRVPRGMEKTLKKGVELEDGMVQVHSFVVKETTPDSSLVEIVLHEGRHHIVRRLMEEIGHPVIQLTRTRIGPIYLGGLKPGRTRVIGGTELGTLMKAVDL, encoded by the coding sequence ATGAGCAAGGACGTGCACGAGCCCGAGGGGGTTCGCCTGCAGAAGGTGCTCGCCGGCGCCGGACTGGGATCGCGGCGGGCGTGCGAGGACATCATCGCCTCCGGCCGGGTGACGGTCGACGGCCAGGTCGTCCGTGAGCTCGGCACCCGGGTGAACCCCACGAGCGCGGTCATCCACGTCGACGGGCTCCGCGTTCAGCTCGACGACTCGCTTCTCACCCTCGCCCTCAACAAGCCGGTCGGCGTCGTCTCGACCATGGACGACCCGCAGGGCCGTCCGAGCCTGGCGCAGTACGTCGCCGACCGACCCGAGCGCCTCTTCCACGTCGGGCGCCTCGACGCGGAGACCTCGGGCCTCATCCTGCTCACGAACGACGGCGAGCTCGCCCACCGGCTCACGCACCCGTCCTACGAGGTGCCCAAGACCTACGTGGCGACCGTCGAGGGTCGGGTGCCGCGCGGCATGGAGAAGACGCTGAAGAAGGGCGTCGAGCTCGAGGACGGGATGGTCCAGGTCCACTCGTTCGTGGTGAAGGAGACGACGCCGGACTCCTCGCTCGTGGAGATCGTGCTCCACGAGGGCCGGCATCACATCGTTCGCCGTCTGATGGAGGAGATCGGCCACCCGGTCATCCAGCTCACCCGCACGAGGATCGGGCCGATCTACCTCGGTGGGCTGAAGCCCGGTCGCACTCGGGTCATCGGAGGGACCGAGCTCGGCACGCTCATGAAGGCCGTCGACCTGTAG
- a CDS encoding DUF222 domain-containing protein, translating to MSSRRGRRIDLAAVRARGWDSTVEAYLAEVRDVALAHARAAGTTPDTTPTAGSLALTLTPAHGAEAATEEAPGSAPTPDPAAGARRLRLVDAVYAEPVELAVAFGEPDSDTDSGIDPGGEPGTTDDTESQAGAEPGTTVHTECRTGAEADPETEADDTGMPSAEEITAAAAVLARAVGLYGAPLAAALDAVPVHGQDPDVLIELIANWNRMISWSTARRGEAAAALADAAAEHGRHLPGRTVDPVTVAGTEIAMRLTTTKQAAIRMVRTSSLLNGPLTSTGLSLEHGAIDPAKAQVIADALEHVPHQIAWDIEDAVLPGAQGRTPQQLRRDLARALISVDHHEAERRHRQARTARRVCHPRALPDGMASLYAVLPAEDAIALDLTLDHAARHAKSAGDARTMDQLRADTLATIGVNALTTGQILLGPVQVLPHAVGIPPVDGAPAVGTPAVGTPPVGATSGARPSAAPPPASATPDCSTSGDRSSAGPAASAGGSAPVAISLGSAPVRVHVTVPLTTLLGGGEPGTLEGYGPIDPATARALALRGTWRRLVTDPLTGTVLDHGRTTYRPPKDLADLVRDRDGTCVRPGCGTAAARCELDHSLAWSQGGTTALTNLGCACGGDHDLKTCGHFKVRQIRSGVFEWTSSLTGLIYRRESDGSVTYRNPQLPDLPRRTAVDATGTEPPGADPPY from the coding sequence ATGAGTTCGAGACGTGGTCGCAGGATCGACCTCGCGGCGGTGAGGGCCCGGGGCTGGGACAGCACCGTCGAGGCCTACCTCGCGGAGGTCCGCGACGTCGCGCTGGCCCACGCTCGTGCGGCGGGCACGACGCCGGACACCACCCCCACCGCGGGGAGCCTGGCCTTGACGCTCACCCCAGCGCATGGCGCGGAGGCCGCCACCGAGGAGGCCCCGGGCTCGGCGCCGACGCCCGACCCGGCCGCTGGCGCGAGGCGGCTCAGGCTCGTGGACGCGGTCTACGCCGAGCCCGTCGAGCTGGCCGTCGCGTTCGGAGAGCCCGACAGCGACACCGACTCCGGGATCGACCCCGGCGGCGAGCCCGGCACCACCGACGACACCGAGAGCCAGGCCGGCGCCGAGCCCGGCACCACTGTCCACACCGAGTGCCGGACCGGCGCCGAGGCCGACCCGGAGACCGAGGCCGATGACACGGGGATGCCGAGCGCGGAGGAGATCACCGCCGCCGCCGCGGTGCTGGCACGGGCCGTGGGTCTGTACGGCGCCCCTCTTGCGGCCGCCCTCGACGCCGTCCCCGTCCACGGTCAGGACCCGGACGTCCTCATCGAGCTCATCGCCAATTGGAACCGCATGATCTCGTGGTCCACCGCCCGCCGGGGGGAGGCGGCCGCGGCCTTGGCCGACGCCGCCGCCGAGCACGGCCGGCACCTTCCCGGTCGCACCGTCGACCCGGTCACGGTGGCAGGCACCGAGATCGCCATGCGGCTGACCACCACCAAGCAGGCCGCCATCCGGATGGTGCGGACGAGCTCCCTCCTCAACGGACCGCTCACGTCGACCGGGCTGAGCCTCGAGCACGGCGCCATCGATCCCGCCAAGGCTCAGGTCATCGCCGACGCCCTCGAGCACGTGCCCCACCAGATCGCCTGGGACATCGAGGACGCCGTGCTTCCCGGCGCCCAGGGCCGCACACCTCAGCAGCTCCGCCGCGACCTCGCCCGCGCGCTCATCTCCGTCGACCACCACGAAGCCGAGCGGCGCCACCGTCAGGCCCGCACGGCCCGTCGCGTCTGCCACCCCAGAGCCCTTCCGGACGGCATGGCCTCGCTCTACGCCGTCCTACCGGCGGAGGACGCCATCGCTCTCGACCTCACTCTGGATCACGCCGCCCGGCACGCGAAGAGTGCCGGTGATGCCCGGACGATGGACCAGCTGCGGGCCGACACACTCGCCACCATCGGTGTCAACGCACTCACGACCGGCCAGATCTTGCTCGGACCCGTTCAGGTCCTTCCGCACGCGGTCGGGATCCCGCCCGTCGACGGCGCTCCCGCCGTCGGCACCCCCGCCGTCGGCACCCCGCCGGTGGGTGCAACGTCCGGCGCAAGACCTTCGGCGGCGCCGCCCCCTGCCAGCGCCACACCGGACTGCTCGACGTCGGGCGATCGGAGCAGCGCAGGACCTGCGGCATCCGCCGGTGGCTCCGCCCCGGTGGCGATCTCGCTCGGCTCCGCACCGGTCCGGGTCCACGTCACGGTGCCGCTGACGACGCTCCTCGGTGGAGGGGAGCCCGGAACCCTCGAGGGGTACGGGCCCATCGACCCCGCCACGGCTCGCGCGCTCGCGCTTCGCGGCACCTGGCGACGCCTCGTCACCGACCCGCTCACCGGAACCGTCCTCGACCACGGCCGCACCACCTACCGACCGCCCAAGGACCTGGCCGACCTCGTCCGGGACCGCGACGGTACCTGTGTGAGACCGGGCTGCGGCACCGCCGCGGCACGATGCGAGCTCGACCACTCGCTCGCCTGGTCTCAGGGCGGCACGACGGCGTTGACGAACCTCGGGTGTGCGTGCGGCGGTGACCACGACCTCAAGACCTGCGGTCACTTCAAGGTCCGCCAGATCCGCAGCGGTGTCTTCGAGTGGACGTCCTCGCTGACCGGTCTGATCTACCGCCGCGAGTCCGACGGCAGCGTCACCTACCGCAACCCGCAGCTGCCGGACCTGCCGCGCCGTACCGCGGTCGACGCGACCGGGACCGAACCGCCTGGCGCGGACCCGCCGTACTGA
- a CDS encoding prephenate dehydrogenase: protein MPVNPTAAVSTTGPVKIVGTGLLGASIGLALTSAGVDVQLADLSPTAQALARDLGAGRPFAAGEPDPVLVVVATPPDVTAAAVVAQLRQHPGAVVTDVASVKALVAAEVQAEAGADAERYVGSHPMAGRERSGAAAADADLFVGRPWVIVPGERSTPEAVRVVRALAVDLGAAPVTLGAQEHDDAVALVSHVPQLASSLVAARLHGAPESALGLSGQGLRDVTRIAASDAQLWSTILVGNAGPVGRALRALRSDVDDLISALDRAATEGPLTEGAVGPLARVIAAGNAGAARIPGKHGGAPNRYGEVAVLVPDAPGELGRLFSEVGEAGVNIEDLQLEHSAGQSVGLAVLSVVPAAAEPLEAELDRRGWRVVRR from the coding sequence GTGCCCGTGAACCCGACCGCCGCTGTGTCGACGACCGGACCGGTCAAGATCGTCGGCACCGGGCTGCTGGGTGCCTCGATCGGTCTGGCCCTGACGTCGGCGGGCGTCGACGTCCAGCTCGCCGACCTGTCCCCGACGGCGCAGGCGCTGGCCCGTGACCTCGGCGCCGGCCGGCCGTTCGCCGCCGGCGAGCCCGACCCGGTGCTCGTCGTGGTCGCCACCCCGCCGGACGTGACCGCGGCCGCCGTGGTGGCCCAGCTTCGCCAGCACCCCGGCGCGGTCGTCACCGACGTCGCGTCCGTCAAGGCGCTCGTGGCGGCGGAGGTTCAGGCAGAGGCGGGAGCGGACGCGGAGCGGTACGTCGGCTCCCACCCCATGGCCGGTCGTGAACGGTCCGGCGCCGCGGCAGCCGACGCCGACCTCTTCGTCGGGCGCCCCTGGGTCATCGTGCCCGGCGAGCGCTCGACGCCGGAGGCGGTCCGGGTGGTCCGCGCTCTCGCCGTCGACCTCGGTGCGGCGCCGGTGACCCTCGGAGCTCAGGAGCACGACGACGCCGTCGCGCTCGTCTCGCACGTGCCCCAGCTGGCCTCGTCCCTGGTCGCGGCTCGCCTGCACGGTGCGCCCGAGTCGGCGCTGGGTCTGTCCGGACAGGGCCTGCGCGACGTCACCCGGATCGCCGCGTCGGACGCGCAGCTGTGGTCGACCATCCTGGTCGGCAACGCCGGTCCGGTGGGACGCGCGCTGCGGGCCCTGCGTTCCGACGTCGACGACCTCATCTCCGCGCTCGACCGCGCGGCCACCGAAGGCCCGCTGACCGAGGGCGCCGTCGGTCCGCTCGCTCGGGTCATCGCCGCCGGCAACGCCGGCGCCGCGCGTATTCCCGGCAAGCACGGCGGCGCACCGAACCGGTACGGCGAGGTCGCCGTCCTCGTTCCCGACGCCCCGGGTGAGCTGGGCCGGCTCTTCAGCGAGGTCGGCGAGGCCGGTGTCAACATCGAGGACCTCCAGCTCGAGCACTCAGCGGGCCAGAGCGTCGGTCTCGCCGTCCTCTCCGTGGTGCCGGCGGCCGCCGAACCGCTCGAGGCGGAGCTCGACCGGCGCGGCTGGCGGGTGGTGCGTCGGTGA
- the cmk gene encoding (d)CMP kinase, producing MAQADGRGLVVAIDGPSGSGKSTISRRLATELDLAYLDTGAMYRAATWWCLRRGVDLTDVDGVAAVVRQMPLVMVTDPAAPRVVCDDVDITEAIRASELSAVVSKVATNLDVRAELGRLQREIIAAEAGRNGIVAEGRDITTVVAPDADVRLLLIADEAARLARRAKELHGTADETTVARTRDEVVRRDADDSTVSTFMTAADGVVTVDSSAFGVEETFEAVLAVVEAARAGER from the coding sequence GTGGCACAGGCGGACGGGCGCGGGCTCGTGGTGGCGATCGACGGACCTTCGGGGTCGGGGAAGTCAACGATCTCGCGGCGCCTCGCCACCGAGCTGGACCTGGCCTACCTCGACACCGGCGCGATGTACCGGGCGGCCACGTGGTGGTGCCTTCGGCGCGGCGTCGACCTCACGGACGTCGACGGCGTCGCGGCCGTGGTCCGGCAGATGCCGCTGGTCATGGTCACCGACCCGGCCGCCCCGCGCGTGGTGTGCGACGACGTCGACATCACCGAGGCGATCCGCGCCTCCGAGCTCTCCGCCGTCGTCTCCAAGGTCGCGACGAACCTCGACGTCCGCGCCGAGCTCGGCCGGCTGCAGCGGGAGATCATCGCCGCCGAGGCGGGCCGCAACGGCATCGTCGCCGAGGGCCGTGACATCACCACCGTCGTGGCGCCCGACGCCGACGTGCGCCTCCTCCTCATCGCCGACGAGGCCGCCCGGCTCGCGCGACGCGCCAAGGAGCTCCACGGCACCGCCGACGAGACCACGGTGGCACGCACGCGCGACGAGGTCGTGCGCCGCGACGCCGACGACTCCACCGTCTCGACCTTCATGACCGCCGCCGACGGCGTCGTCACGGTCGACTCCTCCGCCTTCGGGGTCGAGGAGACCTTCGAGGCCGTGCTCGCGGTGGTCGAGGCGGCCCGGGCGGGGGAGCGCTGA
- a CDS encoding lysophospholipid acyltransferase family protein, with protein sequence MAQSRGQAVRPEDIYRWGPVWSRRVGWVLDHLWWNTTVLGAENIPAEGPVIIASNHTGIVDGPLLHGALPRGSHVLVKQEFFDSRIGFLMTWAGQIPVDRTSGRAALAVGKAMLDEGRVVGIFPEGTRGRGDASEVRAGVAWLAVNTGAPIVPAACLGTRRTGDPRGYVPPPRAKLHVAFGEPIRLNFPEGSSRREKMAHAMSAIGAGLQAHVDEAQQVTGVRLPKSAL encoded by the coding sequence ATGGCGCAGAGCCGCGGGCAGGCCGTCCGCCCGGAGGACATCTACCGGTGGGGGCCGGTGTGGTCGCGGCGCGTGGGCTGGGTGCTGGACCACCTGTGGTGGAACACCACGGTGCTCGGCGCCGAGAACATCCCGGCCGAGGGCCCGGTCATCATCGCCTCGAACCACACCGGGATCGTCGACGGCCCCCTGCTCCACGGAGCGCTCCCGCGCGGGTCGCACGTCCTGGTCAAGCAGGAGTTCTTCGACTCCAGGATCGGCTTCCTCATGACGTGGGCGGGCCAGATCCCCGTGGACCGGACCTCGGGGCGTGCGGCGCTGGCGGTCGGCAAGGCGATGCTCGACGAGGGCCGGGTGGTGGGGATCTTCCCCGAGGGCACCCGCGGTCGCGGCGATGCCTCCGAGGTGCGCGCCGGCGTCGCGTGGCTCGCGGTCAACACCGGCGCCCCGATCGTCCCGGCGGCCTGCCTGGGCACCCGGCGCACCGGCGACCCGCGCGGGTACGTCCCGCCGCCGCGCGCCAAGCTCCACGTGGCGTTCGGGGAGCCGATCAGGCTGAATTTCCCCGAGGGCAGCAGCCGGCGGGAGAAGATGGCGCACGCCATGTCGGCGATCGGTGCCGGGCTGCAGGCGCACGTCGACGAGGCGCAGCAGGTCACGGGAGTCCGACTGCCGAAGAGTGCCCTGTAA
- the der gene encoding ribosome biogenesis GTPase Der codes for MSTDPARERTAAQPDDDRLDRAADERVEPAADERTPEEIAADLAEENRRAEALRAGLADYVLEDEDLAVLEAGEADELPGGERPGLPVLAVVGRPNVGKSTLVNRILGRREAVVQDTPGVTRDRVSYPAEWAGRRFSLVDTGGWEVDVAGIDARVAEQAEVAVEMSDAVMFVVDATTGPTDTDERVVRMLRRSGKPVILVANKVDSPMQEADAATLWSLGLGEPYAVSALHGRGSGDVLDAAMKVLPEVSAVAAPMPEGGPRRVALLGRPNVGKSSLLNSLAKAERVVVHETAGTTRDPVDEIVELGGKPWWFVDTAGIRRRVHQTSGADFYASLRTQAALEKAEVAVVLVDASVPLTEQDTRVIQQVIDSGRALVIAYNKWDLMDEDRRPFLEREIELDLVQIQWAPRINISARTGWHTNRLVRALETALDSWDTRIPTGRLNAFLGELTAAHPHPVRGGKQPRILFATQASNRPPRFVIFATGFIEAGYRRFIENRLRQNFGFEGSPIEISVRVREKRRR; via the coding sequence ATGAGCACCGACCCCGCGCGCGAGCGCACCGCCGCGCAGCCCGACGACGACCGCCTCGACCGGGCAGCCGACGAGCGCGTCGAGCCGGCCGCCGACGAGCGCACCCCCGAGGAGATCGCCGCCGACCTCGCCGAGGAGAACCGCCGCGCCGAGGCACTGCGCGCCGGCCTGGCCGACTACGTCCTGGAGGACGAGGACCTCGCCGTCCTCGAGGCGGGCGAGGCGGACGAGCTCCCCGGTGGCGAGCGGCCCGGCCTGCCGGTGCTCGCCGTCGTCGGCCGGCCCAACGTGGGCAAGTCGACCCTGGTCAACCGGATCCTCGGCCGTCGTGAGGCGGTCGTCCAGGACACCCCCGGCGTCACCCGAGACCGGGTGAGCTACCCGGCGGAGTGGGCCGGTCGCCGGTTCTCCCTCGTCGACACGGGGGGCTGGGAGGTCGACGTCGCGGGTATCGACGCGCGTGTGGCCGAGCAGGCCGAGGTCGCCGTCGAGATGTCCGACGCGGTGATGTTCGTCGTCGACGCGACGACCGGTCCGACCGACACCGACGAGCGGGTCGTGCGCATGCTGCGGCGCTCGGGCAAGCCGGTGATCCTCGTCGCGAACAAGGTCGACTCCCCGATGCAGGAGGCCGACGCCGCCACCCTGTGGTCGCTCGGGCTCGGCGAGCCCTACGCCGTCTCGGCGCTGCACGGCCGCGGCTCGGGCGACGTCCTCGACGCGGCGATGAAGGTCCTGCCCGAGGTGTCCGCCGTCGCGGCGCCCATGCCCGAGGGCGGCCCGCGCCGCGTGGCCCTGCTCGGCCGGCCGAACGTCGGGAAGTCCTCGCTGCTGAACTCCCTCGCCAAGGCCGAGCGCGTCGTCGTCCACGAGACGGCCGGTACCACGCGCGACCCGGTCGACGAGATCGTCGAGCTCGGGGGGAAGCCGTGGTGGTTCGTCGACACCGCCGGCATCCGCCGCCGCGTCCACCAGACCTCCGGCGCCGACTTCTACGCCTCGCTGCGCACCCAGGCGGCGCTGGAGAAGGCCGAGGTCGCCGTCGTCCTCGTCGACGCCTCCGTGCCGCTCACCGAGCAGGACACCCGCGTCATCCAGCAGGTGATCGACTCGGGCCGGGCGCTCGTCATCGCCTACAACAAGTGGGACCTCATGGACGAGGACCGCCGCCCGTTCCTCGAGCGGGAGATCGAGCTCGACCTCGTCCAGATCCAGTGGGCCCCGCGGATCAACATCTCCGCCAGGACCGGCTGGCACACCAACCGCCTCGTGCGCGCGCTCGAGACGGCGCTGGACTCGTGGGACACCCGCATCCCGACCGGCCGGCTCAACGCCTTCCTCGGCGAGCTCACCGCGGCGCACCCCCACCCGGTGCGCGGCGGGAAGCAGCCGCGGATCCTCTTCGCGACCCAGGCCTCGAACCGGCCGCCCCGCTTCGTCATCTTCGCGACGGGGTTCATCGAGGCCGGCTACCGGCGGTTCATCGAGAACCGGCTGCGGCAGAACTTCGGCTTCGAGGGCTCGCCGATCGAGATCAGCGTCCGGGTGCGGGAGAAGCGGCGCCGCTGA